In Stomoxys calcitrans chromosome 2, idStoCalc2.1, whole genome shotgun sequence, the following proteins share a genomic window:
- the LOC106092671 gene encoding solute carrier family 22 member 3: protein MRFDGLIALPKQLGTSVRKWQSLSQHTTQHTTGLGRAQTHNLMTSSADCDVVAEITGNFGKWQLRTIIFIFLCKIPATWFTACISFTAPVPLTKEYFCIPPVTNGANSSMPRSLYGAKEALEKTDREFYIDQCYYTPPEDQHGLNNSDNNSKQLSYEKRIPCDEFEHRAEYSSLVMQFDLVCSREMLVALTQAFHALGGLVGGLIALNIMDFVSPKRLMLIGMFGQIVCGNLTGLVPTFILHVFYRCVTSVFCAFMVVSGKVIVSDITFGRQRMITNTLSDLFASIGLILLPGVTLYCDSWNSLYIAISSSLLLFIIPHRWITDSPRWLLKQGHINETLQILVQSARINNKEIPLDVATRLEQQSWDLQQGKKHLYWTIWDGKTPRRFIALLHWLWAVSVVIYTVMILMIRLLGVKHMHVNTFCLGLAEMLGIAMGLYIILYTRRHWLCSGWLMIIAGVTTYFIWLSPNNVKESRKAGYELLFWLILKMLNSAVLVVLTACSGQMVAPEKRPMLMLSTGCFSGFWLTVVPFTLVIGKIHYLLPMTMFATAAVSSGIIMCYFNTYFQKNVNAKPSRTMLIPPQSLVNHKPTSLIEECN from the exons ATGCGCTTCGATGGCTTAATTGCTTTGCCGAAACAACTTGGGACGTCAGTTCGAAAGTGGCAGTCTTTATCACAACATACGACTCAGCATACAACGGGCTTGGGCAGAGCTCAAACACATAACCTGATGACCTCAAGTGCAGATTGTGATGTCGTGGCAGAAATCAccggaaattttggcaaatggcAACTACGtactataatttttatattcctATGTAAGATACCGGCAACATGGTTTACGGCTTGCATCAGTTTCACCGCTCCAGTGCCATTAACAAAGGAATATTTTTGCATACCCCCCGTGACTAACGGTGCGAACAGCTCTATGCCAAGAAGTCTATATGGTGCTAAAGAAGCTCTGGAGAAGACAGATAGAGAATTTTATATAGATCAATGCTATTATACTCCGCCAGAAGATCAACATGGTCTTAACAACTCTGATAACAATTCAAAACAGTTGTCTTATGAAAAACGCATACCCTGCGATGAATTCGAACATAGAGCGGAATATTCCTCGTTGGTAATGCAATTCGATTTGGTGTGTTCTCGTGAAATGTTGGTCGCCCTTACCCAGGCCTTTCATGCCTTGGGTGGCCTGGTTGGAGGTCTTATAGCCTTAAATATAATGGACTT TGTAAGTCCCAAGCGCCTTATGCTTATTGGCATGTTTGGTCAGATAGTTTGCGGAAATTTAACTGGTCTGGTGCCCACATTTATTCTACATGTTTTCTATCGTTGTGTGACATCAGTTTTTTGTGCCTTTATGGTTGTGTCAGGAAAAGTAATTG TATCCGATATAACTTTTGGCCGTCAAAGAATGATAACCAACACTCTTTCCGATCTCTTTGCCTCGATTGGTCTCATACTCTTACCTGGAGTGACTTTATACTGTGATAGCTGGAATTCCTTATATATTGCCATATCATCATCACTTTTGCTATTTATAATACCTCATAG ATGGATAACCGATAGTCCTCGCTGGTTATTGAAGCAGGGCCATATAAATGAAACTCTTCAAATTTTGGTACAATCAGCCAGAATAAATAACAAAGAAATTCCTTTAGATGTTGCAACACGTTTGGAACAACAATCTTGGGATCTGCAGCAAGGTAAAAAACATCTCTATTGGACCATATGGGATGGCAAGACGCCTAGACGTTTTATAGCCCTGCTACATTGGTTGTGGGCCGTTTCGGTTGTCATCTACACAGTGATGATTTTGATGATTCGCCTATTGGGTGTGAAACATATGCATGTTAATACATTTTGCTTGG GATTAGCGGAAATGTTGGGCATAGCCATGGGTCTTTACATAATTCTCTATACAAGGCGCCATTGGTTATGCTCTGGATGGTTAATGATAATTGCAGGTGTTACCACATATTTTATATGGTTATCACCAAATAATG tcaAAGAATCTCGCAAAGCCGGCTATGAGCTGTTgttttggctcatcttgaagaTGTTAAATTCCGCTGTGTTGGTTGTATTAACCGCCTGCTCAGGCCAAATGGTTGCGCCAGAGAAAAGACCTATGCTAATGCTGTCCACAGGATGTTTCAGCGGTTTTTGGTTGACTGTGGTTCCTTTCACTTTGGTAATAGGAAAAATTCACTATTTATTACCCATGACAATGTTTGCCACGGCTGCGGTGAGCAGTGGCATTATTATGTGTTATTTTAATACCTATTTCCAAAAGAATGTTAATGCGAAGCCGTCAAGAACAATGCTGATACCACCACAAAGTTTGGTAAATCACAAACCTACATCATTAATAGAAGAATGTAAttag
- the LOC106092666 gene encoding steroid transmembrane transporter SLC22A24: protein MQQNGDVVHTITGDFGRWQLRTIILVFLCKIPTSWFMACVIYTAPLPQKTDYYCKPSDFEEIRNATQPVTHSWIQRSFPLQVEEKQKTDREFHIDQCYIHNTTLAQRAGLNYTNPLDKPLRHLDSQQIMPCDHFEHISEYKSLVTQFDLVCSRQLLVSVTQSFHALGAFVGGLLALKLLKSVSPKRLMLYGMIGQIICGNMTGLVSTFMLHVYYRCLTSAFCAFMYISGQVIISDITAGKARTITITLSELFSSIGLILLPGISIFFDSWSHLYVAISTSLVFLVFPHRWISDSPRWLLQHNRIETTLKLLLESAAFNNHPIPLDLEQRLELMANDMKNKPIVRYWSLWDGKAPRSFILLIHWAWAVSMVIYSVMVIMIRFVDITKLHVNTSCLGFAEMLGIFLGLYLLLYTRHRWLWSGYLMLFAGIITYFVWFIPDSVKDSHRGAYEMIFWLFLKLVNSASLVILTNCSGELVTPDKRPLLMASVGAFSRFWLTLGPFILIFMKVNHLLPITIFASMAVSSGALMCFLNIHFCNDDQPKVRRIPTPNTYRRKSSTILLRKLSSVDECISCPEESSSAEMGYDNPSISISLEEFWEMAGNLADTEDTRAKKVAAKDRKRRFSHFL, encoded by the exons ATGCAGCAAAATGGTGATGTTGTTCACACCATAACCGGCGATTTTGGACGCTGGCAACTGCGTACCATAATTTTggtgtttttgtgtaaaattcCCACTTCCTGGTTTATGGCGTGTGTCATCTATACGGCGCCCCTACCACAAAAGACGGACTACTATTGCAAGCCATCGGATTTCGAGGAAATTAGAAATGCCACTCAACCTGTGACACATTCATGGATTCAAAGATCCTTTCCCTTGCAGGTGGAGGAAAAGCAGAAGACCGATCGAGAATTTCACATAGATCAGTGCTACATTCACAACACTACGCTGGCCCAAAGGGCTGGCCTGAACTATACCAATCCCTTGGATAAGCCTTTGCGTCACCTGGACTCCCAGCAGATAATGCCCTGCGATCATTTCGAGCATATTTCGGAATACAAATCCCTAGTGACTCAATTCGATTTGGTATGCTCGCGTCAATTGTTGGTATCGGTGACACAGTCCTTTCATGCCTTGGGGGCCTTTGTGGGAGGCCTTTTGGCGCTTAAATTACTAAAAAG TGTCAGTCCCAAGCGTTTAATGTTGTACGGCATGATTGGTCAAATTATTTGCGGCAATATGACCGGTCTGGTCTCCACCTTTATGCTGCATGTCTACTACCGATGCCTCACCTCAGCGTTTTGTGCCTTCATGTATATTTCGGGACAGGTGATAA TTTCTGATATAACAGCTGGCAAAGCTAGAACAATTACCATAACCCTCTCGGAGCTTTTCTCCTCCATTGGTCTCATACTTTTGCCAGGGATTTCTATATTTTTCGATAGTTGGAGCCATCTGTATGTTGCCATATCAACTTCTCTGGTGTTTCTTGTATTTCCACACAG GTGGATATCGGATAGTCCCCGCTGGCTGTTGCAACATAATCGCATTGAAACCACTTTAAAACTTTTACTGGAATCAGCTGCTTTCAATAATCATCCCATACCCTTGGATTTGGAGCAACGTCTGGAGCTAATGGCCAATGATATGAAAAATAAGCCAATTGTACGTTATTGGTCCTTGTGGGATGGAAAAGCACCCAGAAGTTTTATACTGCTGATACATTGGGCCTGGGCAGTGTCAATGGTGATTTACAGTGTAATGGTGATAATGATACGATTTGTGGATATTACAAAACTGCATGTGAATACCTCATGTTTGG GCTTTGCCGAAATGTTGGGTATATTTCTGGGTCTATATCTCTTATTGTACACCAGGCATCGTTGGCTATGGTCAGGCTATTTAATGTTATTTGCTGGCATTATTACCTATTTTGTATGGTTTATACCTGATTCAG TCAAAGATTCCCATAGAGGTGCTTATGAAATGATATTTTGGCTATTCCTAAAGCTGGTCAACTCAGCTTCCTTGGTTATACTAACCAACTGTTCTGGCGAGCTAGTGACACCCGATAAAAGACCCCTGCTTATGGCCTCCGTTGGAGCATTTAGCCGCTTTTGGCTCACCCTGGGTCCTTTCATTCTGATATTTATGAAAGTCAATCACTTGCTGCCCATTACCATATTTGCCAGTATGGCCGTTAGCAGTGGTGCCCTTATGTGTTTCCTCAACATACACTTCTGCAATGATGACCAACCCAAGGTGCGGCGTATACCCACCCCAAATACATATCGCAGAAAATCCTCAACTATATTGTTGAGGAAACTTAGTTCGGTGGATGAGTGTATAAGCTGTCCGGAAGAGAGTTCTTCAGCCGAAATGGGCTATGATAATCCCTCAATTTCCATAAGTCTTGAGGAATTTTGGGAGATGGCCGGAAATTTAGCAGACACAGAAGATACGAGGGCGAAAAAAGTAGCTGCAAAAGATAGGAAAAGaagattttcacattttttgtaa